A genomic stretch from Rhodomicrobium vannielii ATCC 17100 includes:
- a CDS encoding heat shock protein DnaJ domain-containing protein has translation MGKLAVYLRKGSVVLVAFGAALVMTRNIGLALLAGMAAWSFMQRTGWFPGKGKIGVGGGTSGVRTAWLDMKLDHRTGAISGRLLQGRFEGKALDDLSEAERGEVLAELRAKDAQGAKLFEAWLDRVSPDWSADGRGGGDRSGAGPARTMTLDEAYLILGLKRGAKRDDVHAAHRNLMKRFHPDQGGSNYLASQINAAKDLLLKNIGA, from the coding sequence ATGGGCAAACTCGCGGTGTATCTGCGAAAGGGCAGCGTCGTGCTCGTCGCGTTCGGAGCGGCTCTCGTCATGACGCGCAATATCGGCCTGGCGCTGCTCGCCGGAATGGCCGCGTGGTCCTTCATGCAGCGAACCGGCTGGTTCCCCGGCAAGGGCAAGATCGGCGTGGGCGGTGGAACCTCAGGCGTGCGGACGGCATGGCTCGACATGAAGCTCGACCACCGGACTGGCGCGATATCGGGGCGTTTGCTGCAAGGGCGGTTCGAGGGCAAGGCGCTCGACGATCTTTCGGAAGCCGAGCGGGGCGAAGTTCTCGCCGAACTCCGTGCAAAAGATGCACAGGGCGCGAAGCTGTTCGAGGCGTGGCTCGATCGTGTCTCCCCGGACTGGTCAGCAGACGGGCGCGGCGGCGGTGATCGCTCGGGCGCGGGGCCGGCACGCACTATGACGCTCGACGAGGCCTATCTCATTTTGGGGCTGAAGCGCGGGGCCAAACGCGACGATGTGCATGCCGCACACCGAAACCTCATGAAGCGCTTTCACCCGGATCAGGGCGGCTCGAATTATCTCGCATCGCAGATCAACGCGGCGAAGGATCTGCTGCTGAAGAATATCGGCGCTTGA
- a CDS encoding Clp protease N-terminal domain-containing protein, whose protein sequence is MNDHSAATVELPRTTYLDHTLRRARSAAEQRSHRYVTLEHLLFTLLDDPDASRLLTAVGADVALIRAAITDTVNNRMSSLAVPDGRPPNFSYKFDTLFIAASQDAARAGRHEIDGALALLAVAREPESNASAILAANGFNPSAALHAIASSRAPLRSPDSESPQQPPQPVARTEAKKQAPVAATPQKASAPAVDDDDDGMDDMLASVRDILEAEQRKEAASSASPAFPTLAAPAPPAAPAKAVPQPSSLGPALPAQTPPPLPQSGYVPPPYRDAPRVEPGFATAIEGYTTTPPPPGPRLGMEPPQQPAHNDAAWSFPAPESPRASGNHGVGVPGFGEPEAPRFDLDYPTPVGRASFAEPAPPSFDLERPVASPPPFDAPPPRLPPVVAEPARAPADAKGDKKGKRRPRNADSATGLLAKILQPIPRRTRIAVPETVELLLPREEAWALFARARPQGASAEAAAHPPVRAITVRLTAPEGGFFIEGQSPETQWLMDRPAFLGEEHFGSWVWLVVPNDKGPFSLVVSLSARDIDANGAASDLHIPDQLVKVQVRGNFWRGFGSFVRTVLLLAAGGGLGAAAYYGLKLMGKVP, encoded by the coding sequence ATGAACGACCATTCCGCAGCGACCGTGGAACTGCCGCGGACAACTTATCTCGATCACACGCTGAGGCGCGCGCGCAGCGCCGCCGAGCAGCGTTCGCATCGCTATGTCACGCTCGAACATCTCCTTTTCACGCTTCTGGACGACCCGGACGCGTCGCGGTTGTTGACGGCCGTCGGCGCGGATGTGGCTTTGATCCGAGCGGCAATTACCGACACCGTGAATAACAGGATGAGTTCGCTCGCTGTGCCGGACGGGCGCCCGCCGAACTTCAGCTACAAGTTCGACACGCTGTTCATTGCTGCGTCGCAGGACGCGGCGCGGGCCGGACGCCATGAAATCGACGGCGCGCTTGCCTTGCTCGCGGTGGCGCGGGAGCCGGAAAGCAACGCGTCCGCGATCCTTGCCGCGAATGGCTTCAACCCGTCGGCCGCGCTTCATGCGATCGCCTCGTCCCGCGCCCCGCTGCGATCGCCGGATAGCGAATCTCCGCAGCAGCCGCCTCAGCCCGTGGCGCGCACCGAGGCCAAAAAACAGGCGCCTGTCGCGGCTACGCCTCAGAAGGCGAGCGCGCCCGCTGTCGACGACGATGACGACGGCATGGACGACATGCTGGCGAGCGTTCGCGACATCCTCGAAGCCGAACAGCGGAAGGAAGCGGCAAGCTCCGCTTCGCCAGCCTTCCCAACGCTCGCCGCACCCGCGCCACCCGCCGCGCCCGCGAAGGCCGTGCCCCAGCCGTCATCTCTCGGCCCGGCGCTTCCCGCGCAGACGCCGCCCCCCCTGCCGCAAAGCGGATATGTGCCGCCTCCATACCGCGATGCCCCACGCGTTGAGCCGGGCTTCGCCACCGCCATCGAGGGATACACCACAACGCCGCCCCCGCCTGGGCCTCGGCTCGGGATGGAACCGCCGCAACAGCCCGCGCACAACGACGCGGCATGGAGCTTCCCCGCGCCCGAAAGCCCGCGCGCCTCAGGCAACCATGGCGTCGGCGTGCCGGGCTTTGGCGAGCCCGAAGCGCCGAGGTTCGATCTCGATTACCCGACGCCTGTCGGCCGGGCTAGCTTCGCCGAACCCGCTCCCCCCTCTTTCGACCTGGAACGGCCGGTCGCGTCGCCGCCACCTTTTGACGCGCCGCCCCCGCGTTTACCGCCTGTCGTCGCCGAGCCAGCCCGCGCGCCTGCCGACGCGAAGGGCGACAAAAAAGGAAAGCGACGCCCCAGAAACGCCGATAGCGCCACCGGGCTTCTCGCGAAAATCCTCCAGCCTATCCCTCGCCGGACGCGCATCGCGGTGCCGGAAACGGTAGAGCTTCTCCTGCCCAGAGAGGAGGCGTGGGCCTTGTTTGCCCGCGCGCGTCCGCAAGGCGCAAGCGCCGAAGCAGCGGCGCATCCGCCAGTGCGGGCCATCACCGTGCGTCTTACGGCACCCGAAGGCGGCTTCTTCATCGAAGGACAATCGCCGGAAACGCAATGGCTTATGGATCGCCCCGCCTTTCTCGGCGAGGAGCATTTCGGCAGTTGGGTCTGGCTTGTCGTGCCGAACGACAAGGGGCCGTTCTCGCTGGTCGTCTCCCTTTCGGCCCGCGACATCGATGCGAACGGCGCGGCTTCCGACCTGCACATCCCCGATCAGCTCGTGAAGGTGCAGGTGCGCGGTAACTTCTGGCGCGGCTTCGGCAGTTTCGTGCGAACGGTACTTCTGCTCGCAGCAGGCGGTGGTCTCGGGGCTGCGGCTTATTATGGATTGAAATTGATGGGCAAGGTGCCGTAA